A section of the Pseudovibrio sp. M1P-2-3 genome encodes:
- a CDS encoding SurA N-terminal domain-containing protein, with amino-acid sequence MKKHFLGLFLLAACLSGPVLTPEPTQAATRIAVVVNDKAITSYDLSQRSKLITLTTRAPKSVANRRAREELIEEALKLQEADRIGIKVTDKQVDEAFASIARRVKLSPSQFRQALGQSGVNSKTLKDRLRAEISWQDIVMRRFRATVRINESDVIAALQGSQKGASNTAIEYDLQQIIFVVPGNASASYKRSRQKEIQKLRSRFTSCREGLRIANGLKEVVVKPVGRKLENELQPSTLKELEKISVGRLTPAKKSPSGFAMLALCDKSRIQTDAVARAEMEGELRNREGQQLSRRYLRDLRSNAIIEER; translated from the coding sequence ATGAAAAAACACTTTCTTGGGCTTTTCCTATTGGCGGCTTGTCTCAGTGGACCTGTCTTAACTCCAGAACCGACACAAGCGGCGACGCGCATTGCTGTCGTTGTGAATGACAAGGCAATTACAAGTTACGACTTGTCTCAAAGATCCAAGCTTATAACGCTGACAACCCGCGCTCCAAAATCGGTAGCCAATCGAAGGGCGCGTGAAGAGCTGATCGAAGAAGCGCTGAAACTTCAGGAAGCTGATCGTATTGGCATTAAAGTCACCGACAAGCAGGTGGATGAAGCATTTGCTTCAATTGCGCGGCGTGTGAAGTTATCACCCAGCCAGTTCAGGCAGGCCCTTGGTCAGAGCGGTGTAAATTCCAAGACCCTTAAGGACAGACTGCGCGCCGAAATCTCTTGGCAGGATATTGTCATGCGCCGTTTTCGTGCCACGGTCCGTATCAACGAATCTGATGTGATTGCTGCACTTCAAGGCTCACAAAAGGGCGCCAGCAATACGGCTATCGAATATGATCTCCAGCAGATTATTTTTGTGGTTCCCGGTAATGCCAGCGCTTCTTACAAGCGGAGCCGACAAAAAGAAATTCAAAAACTGCGGAGCCGTTTCACCTCCTGTAGAGAGGGACTGCGCATTGCCAACGGCCTGAAGGAAGTTGTTGTAAAGCCGGTGGGTCGTAAACTGGAAAATGAATTGCAGCCCTCCACATTAAAAGAGCTTGAAAAGATTTCCGTTGGCCGTCTGACACCTGCGAAGAAAAGCCCAAGCGGATTTGCAATGCTCGCCCTTTGTGACAAGAGCCGGATTCAGACCGATGCTGTGGCCCGCGCAGAGATGGAAGGCGAGCTTCGCAACCGCGAAGGGCAGCAACTGTCGCGCCGTTACCTGCGGGATCTACGCTCCAATGCAATTATCGAAGAACGCTAG